In Pyrus communis chromosome 1, drPyrComm1.1, whole genome shotgun sequence, the following are encoded in one genomic region:
- the LOC137742691 gene encoding J domain-containing protein required for chloroplast accumulation response 1-like, producing MERFSQRESLLLGYSPQSALVNSGSSHTPTKNSDVDFHDVFGGPPRRSSTNEIRYSFSETTESSGLKRDAYDDGDDDWSGLIEKPVFGEGSVNRRRTQSDDFFDDIFKGNHSVSSSPRRLQRDPFASAPGSQVLSPAHPLLHKPEPSAASSLPAQFSLPDGFSKGVVDLPAFGSAARTSSLSRFSNQALDEESRNDIRSSTRQSSSSRDFSLVGEGSSSLATSDKADTGVNSEQDSKSSENPTSSSPFQFHFSIYRWASKGVPIVIPLRGRNGSRVQERTKNEEHSSTKESAATESTRRESPKSTLPNTDFPSNEDPLADARSPTLERNIQENDLLLDEITPDKVDPQQFVEKAILPVTKSGTVSSLHDITGDVSGNTISFHKSEDIEPRPLLKTASSEDRQKEIPALMERVHEPVLNPVRSLFFDEDLQQGNDEVTKTSSKKEIVVKGTKKSSADVDTKKTAKHQDRKRSSSTKIEVIKASFQGSPKNSGDNLGRSKVKGKVKDFVKMFNQEVLCKPTYDGRNLGSHSSRTMEKGAPKAENEASITATRMNNYLQKSDVKNTFSDASVKMKEDLKQLEKEYSESKTASFMLNNAPVQDIPASSTGSVPDGSKPIIEDADESFPETFQMKEVTQDEKKELPPQPGNNREEFQAIDAKIRQWSRGKEGNIRSLLTTMQTVLWPESGWKTVPLVDIIEGNSVKRAYQRALLCLHPDKLQQKGAPSHHKYLAAKVFDILQEAWDHFNSLGSL from the exons ATGGAGCGATTTTCGCAGCGGGAGAGCCTTCTTCTGGGCTACAGTCCTCAGAGTGCGCTCGTCAACTCTGGTTCTTCCCACACTCCCACCAAAAACTCGGACGTTGATTTTCATGACGTTTTTGGTGGCCCGCCGAGGCGGTCGTCCACTAACGAAATAAGGTACAGCTTCAGCGAAACTACCGAGAGCAGCGGGTTGAAAAGGGATGCTTACGACGACGGCGATGATGATTGGTCCGGTTTGATTGAGAAGCCGGTGTTTGGGGAAGGGTCTGTGAATAGAAGACGGACGCAGAGCGATGACTTCTTTGATGACATCTTTAAAGGCAATCATTCTGTCAGTTCAAGTCCCAGGAGGCTTCAGAGGGACCCTTTTGCTTCGGCGCCAGGTTCCCAGGTTCTAAGCCCCGCCCACCCCCTGCTGCACAAACCCGAGCCCTCTGCGGCTTCTTCACTGCCTGCACAATTCAG CCTCCCTGACGGATTTAGCAAAGGGGTGGTGGACCTGCCTGCGTTTGGTTCTGCTGCTCGTACGAGCTCTCTTTCAAGATTTTCGAACCAAGCACTTGATGAGGAGTCGAGAAATGATATTCGATCCAGTACTCGCCAGAGCTCCTCATCCCGAGATTTTTCTCTTGTTGGTGAGGGGTCCTCAAGTTTGGCTACATCTGATAAAGCAGACACAGGAGTGAATTCGGAACAGGATTCAAAGAGTTCGGAAAATCCAACTTCTAGCAGTCCGTTTCAGTTTCATTTCTCAATTTACAGGTGGGCAAGCAAAGGAGTGCCAATCGTGATACCTCTTAGGGGACGGAATGGTTCAAGAGTGCAGGAAAGAACCAAAAATGAGGAACATTCGAGCACTAAGGAAAGCGCTGCTACTGAGAGTACGCGGAGGGAATCGCCTAAATCCACTCTGCCTAATACTGATTTTCCCTCCAATGAGGATCCACTCGCCGATGCTAGGTCCCCTACCTTGGAACGAAACATACAAGAAAATGACTTGCTTCTTGATGAAATCACTCCTGATAAAGTCGATCCACAACAATTTGTTGAGAAAGCAATTCTTCCCGTAACTAAATCAGGAACCGTCAGCAGCCTTCATGACATTACTGGAGATGTTTCCGGTAATACCATCTCATTCCATAAAAGTGAAGATATAGAGCCTCGTCCTTTACTGAAAACAGCTTCTTCTGAAGACCGGCAGAAAGAAATTCCTGCGCTTATGGAACGAGTTCACGAGCCTGTTCTAAATCCTGTTCGTTCTTTGTTTTTTGATGAAGATCTTCAACAAG GCAATGATGAGGTAACTAAAACGAGTAGCAAAAAGGAAATCGTGGTTAAAGGCACCAAAAAATCATCTGCAGATGTTGACACTAAAAAAACTGCAAAACATCAGGACAGAAAAAGAAGTTCCTCGACTAAAATTGAAGTTATTAAAGCAAGTTTCCAAGGTTCACCGAAGAACTCAGGAGATAATCTCGGGAGAAGCAAAGTTAAGGGTAAGGTGAAGGACTTTGTTAAAATGTTCAACCAAGAAGTTTTGTGTAAACCCACATATGATGGTAGGAATCTTGGAAGTCACAGCTCTAGAACAATGGAGAAAGGCGCTCCCAAAGCAGAGAATGAAGCGAGTATTACAGCAACAAGGATGAACAACTACTTACAAAAGTCTGATGTGAAAAACACATTTTCTGATGCTTCCGTCAAG atgaaggaagaTCTCAAACAGTTAGAGAAAGAATATAGTGAATCAAAGACCGCTAGCTTTATGCTTAATAATGCTCCCGTGCAGGACATCCCTGCATCAAGTACCG GATCAGTTCCTGACGGATCCAAGCCTATAATTGAAGATGCAGATGAGTCCTTTCCGGAAACTTTCCAG ATGAAAGAAGTAACTCAAGATGAGAAAAAAGAACTGCCCCCACAACCCGGCAACAATCGTGAAGAATTCCAG GCGATTGATGCTAAGATACGACAGTGGTCAAGAGGGAAGGAAGGAAACATTCGCTCGCTGCTGACTACTATGCAAACT GTTCTTTGGCCCGAGAGCGGTTGGAAGACGGTACCTCTTGTAGATATAATCGAAGGAAATTCCGTTAAAAGAGCGTACCAAAGGGCGCTGCTATGTTTGCACCCAGATAAGCTGCAGCAGAAAGGTGCTCCTTCACATCACAAATACCTTGCAGCAAAAGTTTTTGACATCTTGCAG GAAGCCTGGGATCATTTCAATTCACTTGGATCCCTATGA
- the LOC137709652 gene encoding arabinosyltransferase RRA3-like, giving the protein MMAGRREGSLMRDKAQSFRGSRIVTAIVLGILLGCVFAFLFPHGFLSSYPPIQNRRFGKSDLQISSSQCESTERTTALKSDIASLSDKNDELMKEVQELTEKLRLSEQGKDHAHEQFSVLGKPHKAGPFGTVKGLRTNPAVVPDESVNPRLAKILEEVAVQKELIVALANSNVKSMLEVWFTSIKKVGITNYLVVGLDDEIEEFCKANDVPVYKRDPDERFDSIGKTGGNHAVSGLKFRILREFLQLGYSVLLSDVDIVYLQNPFNHLYRDSDVESMTDGHNNYTAYGFNDVFDEPSMGWARYAHTMRIWVYNSGFFYIRPTLPAIELLDRVAERLSRPEKAWDQAVFNEELFFPSHPGYNGLHASKRTMDFYLFMNSKVLFKTVRKDANLKKLKPVILHVNYHPDKLPRMQAIMDFYVHGKQDALEPFPDGSQW; this is encoded by the exons ATGATGGCGGGTCGTAGAGAGGGGTCGTTGATGAGGGACAAGGCGCAGTCGTTTCGTGGATCTCGAATCGTGACTGCCATTGTATTGGGAATCCTACTGGGTTGCGTCTTCGCCTTCTTGTTTCCTCACGGATTCCTGAGCTCCTATCCGCCTATCCAAAACCGCCGATTTGGGAAATCGGATCTTCAG ATTAGCTCATCACAATGTGAATCAACAGAACGGACTACTGCGTTGAAGTCAGATATTGCATCATTGTCGGACAAGAATGATGAGCTGATGAAGGAGGTGCAGGAACTAACTGAAAAGCTACGGCTGTCTGAACAAGGAAAGGATCATGCACACGAGCAGTTTTCTGTGTTAGGTAAACCACATAAGGCTGGCCCTTTTGGTACCGTCAAGGGCTTGAGAACTAACCCGGCAGTTGTTCCTGATGAATCTGTGAATCCGAGGTTGGCAAAGATCTTGGAGGAAGTTGCAGTGCAAAAAGAGCTTATAGTTGCACTTGCGAATTCAAATGTGAAAAGCATGTTGGAGGTATGGTTTACTAGCATCAAGAAAGTTGGTATAACCAATTATCTAGTTGTAGGGTTAGATGACGAAATTGAAGAATTTTGCAAAGCTAATGATGTTCCTGTATACAAAAGAGATCCGGATGAGCGTTTTGATTCAATTGGGAAGACGGGAGGTAACCATGCGGTATCTGGGTTGAAATTTCGTATCTTGAGGGAGTTTCTGCAACTAGGTTACAGTGTTCTTCTCTCGGATGTTGATATAGTATATTTGCAGAACCCGTTCAATCATCTCTATCGGGATTCTGATGTAGAGTCCATGACTGATGGTCACAATAACTATACAGCTTATGGATTTAATGATGTGTTTGACGAACCCTCTATGGGGTGGGCTCGATATGCTCACACAATGAGGATATGGGTTTATAACTCCGGTTTCTTTTACATAAGACCTACGCTTCCTGCAATTGAGCTTTTGGATCGTGTGGCTGAACGACTCTCTAGGCCAGAAAAAGCATGGGACCAAGCAGTATTCAACGAGGAACTATTTTTCCCTTCACATCCAGGATACAATGGACTTCATGCTTCCAAGAGAACAATGGATTTCTATCTCTTTATGAATAGCAAGGTCCTCTTCAAGACGGTCAGGAAAGACGCtaatttgaaaaagttgaaaCCAGTAATCCTTCACGTAAATTACCACCCGGATAAACTTCCAAGGATGCAGGCAATTATGGATTTCTATGTTCACGGCAAGCAAGATGCACTGGAACCTTTCCCTGACGGTTCTCAATGGTAG
- the LOC137744025 gene encoding probable protein phosphatase 2C 55 produces the protein MPSSYLSKIRTALQRSIVGQEGALQESVDGLIGQGKLLFGNSKLFQSRSFSTISDLQTLFSPGIVFAARSDSQLVNQRGKISVVGEISRIISTPSVSGPSIQVCGYHIDCVLSEPSQFVARSKFQNKPMAACGSRTLFGGCCPDNLTSRRGIHSVVPESACTLYNKRSSDCFQTASMSLKKSGQSNTNAIYGYFIYEVGKRLCNSSPSKGSGSREFHTSSTCLSAGTAHDVSFDSSAPEDQVSSSADSSNEKVTDGKPLKLTSGSYYLPHPDKEETGGEDAHFICANEQAIGVADGVGGWADLGVNSGLYSRELMSNSVAAVQEEPKGSVDPARVLEKAHSSTKARGSSTACIIALTEQGIHAVNLGDSGFIVVRDGCTVFRSPVQQHDFNFTYQLESGNNGDLPSSGQVFTVPVAPGDVIIAGTDGLFDNLYNNEITAVVVHAIRAGLGPQVTAQKIAALARQRAQDRDRQTPFSTAAQDAGFRYYGGKLDDITVVVSYVTGSNDA, from the exons ATGCCATCTTCGTACTTGTCGAAGATTAGGACTGCGTTGCAGAGATCAATTGTTGGGCAGGAAGGAGCGCTTCAGGAATCGGTAGATGGGTTAATTGGGCAGGGCaaattgttgtttggaaatTCTAAGTTGTTCCAATCGAGATCGTTTTCAACTATTTCGGACCTCCAAACATTGTTTTCACCAGGCATTGTTTTCGCTGCAAGATCGGATTCACAGCTAGTTAACCAAAGAGGGAAAATTTCTGTTGTAGGAGAGATTTCACGCATTATTTCAACTCCATCTGTGTCAGGGCCTTCAATTCAGGTCTGCGGATATCACATCGATTGTGTACTGTCTGAGCCCAGTCAGTTTGTGGCCAGAAGCAAGTTTCAGAATAAACCTATGGCTGCCTGTGGTTCTAGAACTTTATTTGGGGGATGCTGCCCAGATAATTTAACTTCAAGGCGCGGGATTCATTCAGTGGTACCTGAAAGTGCCTGTACATTATATAACAAAAGAAGTTCTGACTGTTTTCAAACAGCTAGCATGAGTTTGAAAAAAAGCGGGCAATCCAACACTAATGCGATTTATGGGTATTTCATATATGAAGTTGGAAAGAGATTGTGTAATTCCTCCCCAAGTAAAGGATCCGGGTCAAGAGAATTTCATACTTCATCTACATGCTTATCTGCCGGGACTGCCCATGACGTGTCTTTTGATAGTTCTGCTCCTGAGGACCAAGTTTCAAGTTCTGCAGATTCATCTAATGA GAAGGTTACAGATGGAAAGCCCCTAAAACTAACTTCTGGATCATACTACCTACCCCATCCTGACAAAGAGGAAACTGGTGGGGAGGACGCTCACTTCATTTGTGCGAATGAACAAGCAATAGGGGTTGCAGATGGTGTTGGTGGCTGGGCAGATCTCGGTGTTAATTCTGGATTGTACTCCAGAGAACTGATGTCTAATTCTGTAGCTGCTGTTCAGGAGGAGCCCAAGGGGTCCGTTGACCCTGCTCGGGTATTGGAGAAAGCTCACTCGAGCACGAAAGCCAGGGGTTCCTCAACAGCATGTATCATAGCACTCACTGAACAG GGTATTCATGCAGTTAATTTAGGTGATAGTGGGTTTATAGTGGTTCGAGATGGGTGCACCGTCTTTAGATCCCCTGTGCAACAGCATGATTTTAACTTTACCTATCAACTGGAGAGCGGAAACAACGGTGATCTACCTAGCTCTGGCCAG GTTTTTACAGTTCCTGTTGCACCGGGGGATGTTATAATTGCAGGAACGGATGGCCTGTTCGACAACTTGTACAACAACGAGATAACCGCAGTGGTAGTTCATGCCATCAGAGCTGGCTTGGGGCCTCAGGTGACAGCACAGAAGATAGCAGCGTTGGCACGCCAACGAGCACAGGATAGAGACCGGCAGACGCCTTTCTCCACAGCCGCTCAAGATGCTGGGTTCCGTTATTATGGCGGCAAGCTTGATGATATAACTGTTGTTGTTTCATATGTAACCGGCTCAAATGATGCATAA